One Alligator mississippiensis isolate rAllMis1 chromosome 1, rAllMis1, whole genome shotgun sequence genomic window carries:
- the AAMDC gene encoding mth938 domain-containing protein: MSSPEIASLSWGQMKVKGCSATYKDCKVWPGGSRTWDWRETGTNHSPGVQPADLEEVVSKGVKTLVIGRGMSEALQVPASTVDYLKKNGIDVLVLQTEKAVKEYNALVAQGAKVGGVFHSTC, translated from the exons ATGTCTTCTCCTGAAATTGCTTCCCTTTCCTGGGGTCAGATGAAGGTGAAAGGTTGTTCTGCGACTTATAAGGACTGCAAAGTGTGGCCAGGGGGAAGCCGAACCTGGGATTGGAGAGAAACGGGGACTAAT CATTCCCCTGGAGTGCAACCTGCCGATCTTGAAGAAGTCGTCAGTAAAGGAGTTAAAACTTTAGTGATTGGTCGTGGCATGAGTGAGGCCTTACAG GTACCAGCATCTACGGTGGACTATCTTAAGAAAAATGGAATTGATGTGCTAGTTCTGCAGACAGAGAAGGCCGTGAAGGAGTACAATGCCCTAGTTGCTCAGGGTGCCAAAGTAGGGGGTGTCTTCCATTCAACATGCTGA